In Alkaliphilus flagellatus, one DNA window encodes the following:
- a CDS encoding glycosyltransferase has protein sequence MDPLVSIIMPVYNCDKYIDESIKSILKQTYKNFEIIVLDNNSTDNTLKIVREIKDDRIKVIQLGSNKGLNASFEEGLNHAKGEFIIRHDPDDISLPSRIERQIAYLQKHKELGMVSCLIKCFTYDTDYINQSTFIEKIQNHYIDKESILNAIIGNFIPIIFPTLMIRKQLLNKIILSQLNQEFDDQIELLLELIKIGGVEKVNKVLYSYRRHNEAYHIVKQHGYEEHTRIALENSDIKNHILYSKLYQNAKINKVNINLNQRSDKRILMLIDSLNIGGTETHVLNLVKSLIDKGIHVVVGTSGGPLTRMFEDSGIKIVKVPIKGDYISNRHIFGLLNTVKQIIDRENINLIHSHLFGSMSIANQIYKKYNIPYIVTLHGLFYPKDVLYSTCINASSIIAVSEPVKEMICGQLGKRVKDKVIVIPNGINIQEQTKDKKDNTIRKKLNIPDDGIVITYCSRLAWNKTIAAENFIFSCHNLALQYENLYAIVVGDGPDSSIIKREVDLINNSIGRDLLHLEGASFDVIQYYLESDIVVGTGRVALEAMSCCKPVISIGNEGYVGIVSEEMKELQWQTYFGDHDAIEKPDIITLGKAIRLLLDNPKDRKKIGLWSKKWCKEMFDEDLVAHRTIELYEELI, from the coding sequence ATGGACCCTTTAGTTAGTATAATTATGCCCGTATATAATTGTGATAAATATATTGATGAAAGTATTAAAAGTATATTAAAGCAGACCTATAAAAATTTTGAGATTATAGTACTGGACAATAATTCTACTGACAATACACTAAAAATAGTTAGAGAAATTAAAGACGATAGAATAAAAGTAATACAATTAGGATCCAATAAAGGATTGAATGCTAGCTTTGAAGAGGGGCTAAATCATGCAAAAGGTGAATTTATAATCAGACATGATCCAGATGATATAAGTTTACCTAGTAGAATTGAAAGGCAGATAGCCTATTTACAGAAACATAAAGAACTTGGTATGGTTTCTTGTCTTATAAAATGTTTCACCTACGATACAGACTATATAAATCAAAGTACTTTTATTGAGAAAATTCAAAATCATTATATTGATAAAGAAAGTATTTTAAATGCTATTATTGGAAATTTTATACCGATAATATTTCCCACCTTAATGATACGTAAACAACTTCTAAATAAGATTATATTAAGTCAGCTCAACCAAGAATTTGATGATCAAATAGAGCTACTACTAGAGCTTATTAAAATAGGTGGAGTTGAAAAGGTGAATAAAGTACTTTATTCATACAGAAGACATAATGAAGCTTATCATATTGTTAAGCAACATGGTTATGAAGAACATACTAGAATAGCCCTAGAAAATAGTGATATTAAAAATCATATACTGTATAGTAAATTATATCAAAATGCTAAAATAAATAAGGTCAATATAAACTTAAATCAAAGAAGTGATAAGAGAATACTTATGCTAATAGATTCATTAAATATAGGTGGAACTGAAACCCATGTACTTAATTTAGTTAAGAGTTTAATTGATAAAGGTATACATGTTGTTGTTGGAACTAGTGGGGGACCATTGACTAGAATGTTTGAGGATAGTGGGATTAAGATTGTAAAAGTACCAATTAAAGGTGATTACATCTCAAATAGACATATATTTGGACTGTTAAATACAGTAAAGCAAATTATTGATAGGGAAAATATTAATCTTATTCATAGTCACTTATTCGGAAGCATGTCAATTGCTAATCAAATATATAAGAAATATAATATTCCTTATATTGTTACATTGCATGGACTATTTTATCCTAAAGATGTTCTCTATAGTACATGTATTAATGCTAGTTCTATAATTGCTGTTAGTGAACCAGTAAAGGAAATGATATGTGGTCAACTAGGAAAGAGGGTAAAGGATAAGGTTATTGTTATACCTAATGGAATAAATATACAGGAACAAACGAAAGATAAAAAAGATAATACTATAAGGAAGAAACTAAATATTCCAGATGATGGGATTGTTATAACATATTGTAGTAGATTGGCATGGAACAAAACTATAGCTGCAGAAAATTTTATTTTTAGCTGTCATAACCTTGCATTACAATATGAAAATTTATATGCTATTGTAGTGGGTGATGGTCCTGATAGCAGCATAATAAAAAGAGAAGTAGATTTGATAAATAATAGTATAGGAAGAGATTTGCTTCATCTTGAGGGTGCAAGCTTTGACGTGATTCAGTATTATTTAGAAAGCGATATTGTTGTTGGAACTGGCAGGGTAGCACTTGAGGCTATGAGTTGCTGTAAGCCTGTCATATCTATAGGAAATGAAGGATATGTAGGTATTGTATCTGAAGAGATGAAGGAATTACAATGGCAAACATACTTTGGTGATCATGATGCAATTGAAAAACCAGATATCATTACATTAGGGAAAGCAATTAGATTGTTACTAGACAATCCAAAAGACCGTAAAAAAATCGGACTTTGGAGTAAAAAATGGTGCAAAGAAATGTTTGATGAGGATTTAGTAGCACATAGAACGATTGAACTTTATGAAGAGCTTATATAA
- a CDS encoding aminopeptidase: MVNLEQNLEKYAELAVRVGINLKEKEGLLIAGNADTLPLARLVMKKAYEAGAKHVEFQLADDEMSLIRFKHGKDYVFENFPQWKVDSLEAMYKDNYHHLFIAAPDPELLKDIDGDLVAKSQKTASLAVSSVMKYRMTGFTKWCIVAMPSLAWAKSVFPDLDNETAIEKLWEKVFEATRVDQDNPVEAWQIHDNNIKKYRNFLNEKQFEKLVLKAPGTDLEVYLAEDHFWMGGSKDSQAGDPFVANIPTEEVFTTPHALKVNGTLKATKPLSLNGKIVDNFGFTFKDGKVVDFYAEKGYDVLEKLMENDEGAKYLGEVALVQNDSPISNTGILFNNTLFDENASVHFALGRAYAYAMIGGSDMTDEELKAKGANFSLIHVDFMVGGPELHITAYEKDGTEVELFKDGNWVF, encoded by the coding sequence ATGGTAAATTTAGAGCAAAATCTTGAAAAGTATGCTGAGCTTGCTGTAAGAGTTGGTATCAATTTAAAAGAAAAAGAAGGTCTACTTATTGCTGGAAATGCTGATACTCTACCTTTAGCAAGACTTGTAATGAAAAAGGCTTATGAAGCAGGTGCAAAACATGTAGAGTTTCAGTTAGCTGATGACGAAATGAGCTTGATTAGATTTAAGCATGGAAAAGATTATGTGTTTGAAAACTTTCCACAGTGGAAAGTTGACTCCTTAGAGGCTATGTATAAAGACAATTATCATCATCTTTTCATTGCTGCGCCAGACCCAGAGTTATTAAAGGATATTGATGGAGACTTAGTTGCAAAAAGTCAAAAAACAGCATCTCTAGCAGTATCATCTGTTATGAAATATAGAATGACTGGATTTACAAAATGGTGTATAGTTGCTATGCCTTCATTAGCATGGGCAAAAAGTGTATTCCCAGATTTAGATAATGAAACTGCAATCGAAAAACTATGGGAAAAGGTCTTCGAAGCAACCCGTGTTGATCAAGATAATCCAGTAGAAGCATGGCAAATACACGATAACAATATAAAAAAATATAGAAACTTTTTAAATGAAAAGCAGTTTGAAAAATTAGTATTAAAAGCTCCTGGAACAGACTTGGAAGTATATCTTGCAGAGGATCACTTTTGGATGGGTGGATCTAAGGACAGTCAAGCTGGAGATCCATTTGTTGCAAATATCCCTACTGAGGAAGTATTTACTACTCCCCATGCTTTAAAGGTTAATGGAACTTTAAAAGCTACAAAACCACTTAGCTTAAATGGAAAAATTGTAGACAATTTTGGATTTACATTTAAAGATGGAAAAGTAGTTGATTTCTATGCTGAAAAAGGCTACGATGTTTTAGAAAAATTAATGGAAAACGATGAGGGTGCTAAATACTTAGGTGAAGTTGCATTAGTTCAAAATGACTCTCCTATTTCAAATACAGGTATACTTTTTAATAATACATTATTTGATGAAAATGCTTCAGTTCATTTTGCACTTGGTAGGGCATATGCATATGCTATGATAGGTGGTTCTGATATGACAGATGAAGAACTAAAAGCAAAGGGTGCAAATTTTAGTTTAATCCACGTTGACTTTATGGTAGGTGGGCCAGAGCTACATATTACTGCCTATGAAAAAGATGGTACCGAGGTTGAATTATTTAAAGATGGAAATTGGGTGTTTTAG
- a CDS encoding D-serine ammonia-lyase, which translates to MENKNSLLVDELKELKETIWFNPKYKNFAEVKETLPISYEDVLDAEERLNRFTSYIKIVFPSTMDGIIESPISKISNMKKRMEKNYNKKIYGNLILKRDDLLPIAGSIKARGGIYEVLKHAEELAIANELLKYEDDYSILAEDRFKEFFSNYTIQVGSTGNLGLSIGIMSAKLGFKVVVHMSSDARQWKKELLRSKGVKVVEYASDYSKAVEEGRKLSDVDPNSYFIDDENSKNLFLGYAVGGIRTKKQLEDMDIAVDEDHPLFVYLPCGVGGGPGGVAYGLKLMYGDDVQCFFAEPTHSPAMLLGLATGLHDKISVEDIGLDNKTAADGLAVGRPSSFVGKIMEETLSGAFTIDDERLYSFLADLVDEEDIYIEPSALAGFLGPIFVSDFYKNENATHLCWSTGGSLVPESIRKEYYAEGKNSRNK; encoded by the coding sequence ATGGAGAATAAAAACTCACTATTAGTAGATGAACTAAAAGAATTAAAAGAAACAATTTGGTTTAATCCAAAATATAAAAACTTTGCCGAAGTTAAAGAGACGCTGCCAATTTCATATGAAGATGTGTTGGATGCTGAAGAGAGACTAAATAGATTTACTTCATATATAAAGATAGTTTTTCCATCAACTATGGATGGAATTATTGAGTCACCAATATCTAAAATATCTAATATGAAAAAAAGAATGGAAAAGAATTATAATAAAAAAATCTATGGCAATTTAATACTGAAAAGAGATGATTTACTTCCTATTGCAGGATCAATAAAAGCTAGGGGAGGAATATATGAGGTTTTAAAGCATGCGGAAGAGTTAGCTATTGCAAATGAATTACTTAAATATGAAGATGATTATTCTATACTTGCAGAAGATAGATTTAAGGAGTTTTTCTCCAACTATACTATACAAGTGGGAAGTACAGGGAATCTAGGACTTAGTATAGGCATAATGAGTGCAAAACTTGGTTTTAAAGTAGTTGTACATATGTCATCAGATGCAAGGCAGTGGAAAAAAGAACTTTTAAGGTCTAAAGGTGTTAAGGTTGTTGAATATGCTTCTGATTATTCAAAGGCTGTAGAAGAAGGACGAAAACTATCGGATGTTGACCCTAACAGTTATTTTATAGATGATGAAAATTCAAAGAATTTGTTTTTAGGCTATGCAGTAGGGGGTATAAGAACTAAAAAACAACTAGAGGATATGGATATTGCTGTAGATGAGGATCATCCACTATTTGTATATCTTCCCTGTGGTGTAGGTGGTGGACCAGGAGGAGTTGCGTATGGTCTTAAACTTATGTATGGTGACGATGTACAATGCTTTTTTGCAGAACCTACCCATTCTCCTGCAATGCTCTTAGGTTTAGCAACTGGACTTCACGATAAAATTTCTGTGGAGGATATAGGTTTAGATAATAAGACTGCTGCAGATGGATTGGCGGTAGGAAGACCATCTTCCTTTGTAGGTAAGATAATGGAAGAGACCTTAAGTGGAGCATTTACTATAGATGATGAAAGACTATATAGTTTTTTAGCAGACTTAGTTGATGAAGAGGATATTTATATAGAACCATCGGCTCTTGCTGGATTTTTAGGACCTATATTTGTTTCCGATTTTTATAAAAATGAAAATGCAACCCACCTGTGCTGGTCTACTGGTGGTAGCTTGGTGCCTGAAAGTATAAGAAAAGAGTATTATGCAGAGGGGAAAAATTCTAGGAACAAATAA
- a CDS encoding helix-turn-helix domain-containing protein, translating to MLYETRKNITGLLIKSNREKLGLKQEYLCKGICSISYLSKIEKGNIVPSEDINLLEEAKKINYTAYVINQIGYIK from the coding sequence GTGTTATATGAAACCAGAAAAAATATAACAGGGTTATTAATAAAAAGTAATAGGGAAAAATTAGGACTGAAACAGGAATATTTGTGTAAAGGAATTTGCTCAATTTCATATTTAAGTAAGATTGAAAAGGGCAATATTGTACCAAGTGAAGATATTAATTTACTTGAAGAAGCAAAGAAGATAAATTATACTGCATATGTTATTAATCAAATAGGCTACATAAAGTGA
- a CDS encoding MerR family transcriptional regulator translates to MEYTVQKLGNLAGISTRTLRYYDEIGILKPARINSSGYRIYGEAEVNRLQQILFYRELGLSLDSIKNIITSPSFDGANALKEHRENLLEKRKQLDLLIANVEKSIASVEGRIKMSDKEKFEGFKQKMIDDNEKKYGEEIRQKYGNETIDKSNAKLKNMTQAEYDEVTSLAEKLNKTLEEAFKTGDPAGELAQKAAELHKKWITFYWTEYSKEAHAGLAQMYVDDERFTAYYDKEQPGTAEFLRDSILIYTGIQK, encoded by the coding sequence ATGGAATACACAGTGCAAAAACTAGGAAATTTAGCAGGTATTAGTACCAGAACCCTTAGATATTATGATGAAATTGGAATTCTAAAGCCGGCAAGAATCAATTCATCAGGATATCGTATTTACGGTGAAGCGGAAGTTAATAGGTTACAACAAATTTTGTTCTATAGAGAATTAGGTTTAAGCTTAGATAGTATAAAGAATATAATAACTTCACCTTCCTTTGATGGGGCAAATGCACTTAAAGAACATCGTGAAAATCTCCTTGAAAAAAGAAAACAATTAGATTTATTGATAGCTAATGTTGAAAAGAGCATAGCATCAGTAGAAGGGAGAATTAAAATGAGTGATAAAGAAAAATTTGAAGGTTTTAAGCAAAAAATGATTGATGATAATGAGAAGAAATATGGTGAAGAAATTCGACAAAAATATGGAAATGAAACTATTGACAAGTCAAATGCAAAATTAAAAAATATGACTCAAGCAGAATATGATGAAGTAACAAGTCTAGCAGAGAAATTAAATAAGACTTTGGAAGAGGCTTTTAAAACTGGAGATCCAGCCGGTGAATTAGCACAAAAAGCGGCCGAGCTTCACAAAAAGTGGATAACATTTTATTGGACCGAATATAGCAAAGAAGCTCATGCTGGACTTGCTCAAATGTATGTTGATGATGAAAGGTTTACAGCATACTATGATAAAGAGCAACCAGGTACAGCAGAATTTTTAAGAGATTCCATCCTGATTTACACAGGAATACAAAAATAG
- a CDS encoding YaiI/YqxD family protein: MKILVDADGCPVKDIILNVAKQYNIKLIMIKNICHDLYDDYAEIITVDQGKDVVDITLINHTKEGDIVVTQDYGVAAMAIAKRAIAINQNGWCYTDDNIDELLMQRHIGQEMRRKHKKYTKIPKRTRENDIQFEQKFRELVSNLSKE, encoded by the coding sequence ATGAAGATATTAGTTGATGCGGATGGATGTCCTGTTAAGGACATAATTCTAAATGTGGCAAAGCAATACAATATAAAGTTAATTATGATAAAAAATATTTGTCATGATCTATATGATGATTATGCAGAAATTATAACAGTGGATCAAGGCAAAGATGTAGTAGATATTACTTTAATTAATCACACAAAAGAGGGAGATATTGTGGTTACTCAAGATTATGGTGTAGCTGCAATGGCTATTGCCAAAAGAGCTATAGCAATTAATCAAAATGGATGGTGCTATACTGATGATAATATAGATGAATTATTAATGCAAAGACATATTGGTCAAGAGATGAGAAGAAAACATAAAAAATATACAAAGATACCAAAGCGAACAAGGGAAAATGATATTCAATTTGAACAAAAATTTAGAGAGCTAGTGTCTAATTTATCAAAGGAATAA
- a CDS encoding NUDIX hydrolase — protein MPEQWDLYNVNREKMGILHRRGESIESGYYHLVVSIWIMNNKGEYLMSQRHPNKLYPEYWECTGGSVLAGETSLHGAIREVKEELGLFLEGRNGRIIYSTRREESQDFYDAWLFHADVPISALTLQKSEVINARWMTRTDIDNLYQSDKLHPLLFYYMEVL, from the coding sequence ATGCCTGAACAATGGGATTTATATAATGTAAACAGAGAAAAAATGGGTATCCTGCATCGCCGAGGAGAGTCAATAGAAAGTGGATACTATCATCTAGTTGTCAGCATATGGATAATGAACAACAAGGGAGAATACCTGATGTCTCAACGTCATCCGAACAAGTTATATCCTGAATATTGGGAATGCACAGGTGGCTCTGTATTAGCCGGAGAAACAAGCTTGCATGGAGCTATTCGGGAAGTGAAAGAAGAATTAGGACTCTTCCTTGAAGGTAGGAATGGACGAATTATTTACAGCACCCGCAGAGAAGAAAGTCAAGATTTCTATGATGCATGGCTGTTTCATGCCGACGTTCCCATATCAGCTTTGACCCTACAAAAATCTGAAGTGATAAATGCACGCTGGATGACAAGGACGGACATTGATAATTTGTATCAGTCAGACAAACTTCATCCACTGCTGTTTTATTATATGGAAGTGCTGTAA
- the thiD gene encoding bifunctional hydroxymethylpyrimidine kinase/phosphomethylpyrimidine kinase yields the protein MKKVLSIAGSDCSGGAGIQADLKTFSAHGVFGMSVIVSIVAENTSRVIDIQDVTPDMIQKQIDAVFEDIEVDAVKIGMLSTPYCMKAVAEKLRQYKPKNIVIDPVMYAKNGCPLMNPNAVDTLIKVVIPCADILTPNIPEAEKISGMTISSMEDMEAAAKRIYEMGCRNVIVKGGHAIGNAVDVLYDGRQFYHYETYRINTKNTHGTGCTFSSAITSNLALGLPVPQAVEQAKQYVTTAIEHALSIGKGNGPTHHFYDLYRNGLQKSEVL from the coding sequence ATGAAAAAAGTATTGAGTATCGCAGGATCAGACTGTAGCGGAGGTGCCGGAATCCAGGCTGATTTAAAAACATTTTCTGCCCATGGCGTTTTTGGCATGAGCGTTATCGTGTCCATAGTGGCCGAAAACACAAGTCGTGTCATTGACATACAGGATGTTACGCCGGATATGATTCAAAAGCAGATTGACGCTGTTTTTGAGGATATTGAGGTTGATGCTGTAAAGATAGGTATGCTATCCACACCGTACTGTATGAAGGCAGTTGCAGAAAAGCTCCGTCAGTATAAGCCGAAGAACATTGTAATTGACCCTGTGATGTATGCAAAAAACGGGTGTCCGCTGATGAATCCAAATGCCGTTGATACGCTGATAAAGGTTGTTATTCCATGTGCAGACATACTTACACCGAACATTCCAGAAGCAGAAAAGATTTCAGGTATGACTATCAGCTCTATGGAAGACATGGAAGCTGCCGCAAAGCGGATCTACGAAATGGGTTGTCGAAATGTTATTGTCAAGGGCGGTCACGCTATTGGGAATGCCGTTGATGTTCTGTATGACGGCAGACAATTTTATCACTATGAAACATACCGTATCAACACCAAAAACACACATGGCACCGGCTGCACCTTTTCCTCTGCTATCACATCTAACCTAGCCCTTGGACTGCCTGTACCACAAGCGGTGGAACAAGCAAAGCAATATGTAACCACTGCCATTGAACATGCTCTTTCTATTGGAAAAGGAAATGGGCCAACTCATCATTTTTATGACCTGTATCGAAATGGTTTACAAAAAAGCGAGGTGCTTTAA
- a CDS encoding HlyC/CorC family transporter, with amino-acid sequence MDPDSMWQIIVLLGLLFCSAFFSTSETALMSLSKIRVRYMVEEKVKGGDLVERLVKDPNKLLGTILVGNNIVNIGASALATSLALDFFGSKGVFVSTGIMTLLVLIFGEITPKSLAAQFPEKVSLKVSKPLSFIVTLLNPIVIVLMYLTNGIMNILGIKADKAQPIITEEELRTIVAVSEEEGVLETEETQMIHNVFEFGDLQIKDVMIQRTDIVAIDIDLPFQQIIDKVKDEQFSRYPIYKEGIDNIIGVLNVRDLIFLDNKKDNFNIEEYVRKPYYTFEFKKISDTFTEMKKNRTHMAIVLDEYGGTAGIITIEDLIEEIVGDIEDEYDEFESEIQFVKDGEYIIIGSTKINSVNEILGTNFESEDFDSIGGLVIESLGRLPKLGEKVEYDNITLIVESIERNRIKTVKVYV; translated from the coding sequence TTGGACCCTGATAGTATGTGGCAAATTATAGTTTTATTAGGACTTTTGTTTTGTTCTGCTTTTTTCTCTACATCAGAAACAGCACTTATGTCATTAAGTAAAATTCGTGTAAGATATATGGTAGAAGAAAAAGTAAAAGGAGGAGATTTAGTAGAACGACTAGTGAAAGATCCTAATAAACTTTTAGGTACAATTCTTGTAGGTAATAATATTGTAAATATTGGTGCATCTGCGTTAGCTACTTCATTAGCCTTAGATTTTTTTGGTAGTAAAGGTGTATTTGTATCAACAGGAATTATGACATTATTGGTATTAATATTTGGTGAAATAACACCTAAATCTCTTGCTGCACAATTTCCAGAAAAAGTTTCATTAAAGGTTAGTAAGCCTCTTTCTTTCATCGTTACTTTGTTAAATCCAATTGTTATTGTTCTTATGTATTTAACAAATGGAATTATGAATATACTAGGTATTAAAGCTGATAAAGCACAACCTATTATAACCGAGGAAGAACTGCGTACGATCGTTGCAGTTAGTGAGGAAGAAGGAGTTTTAGAAACTGAAGAAACACAAATGATACACAATGTTTTTGAATTTGGAGATCTTCAAATTAAAGATGTAATGATTCAAAGAACAGATATTGTTGCGATAGATATTGATCTTCCATTCCAACAGATTATAGATAAGGTTAAGGATGAGCAGTTTTCTAGATATCCTATTTATAAAGAAGGTATAGACAATATTATTGGAGTTTTAAATGTTAGAGATTTAATTTTCCTTGATAATAAAAAGGATAATTTTAATATAGAGGAGTATGTAAGAAAACCTTATTATACATTTGAATTCAAGAAAATTAGCGATACTTTTACAGAAATGAAGAAAAACAGAACCCATATGGCCATCGTGCTAGATGAATATGGAGGTACCGCTGGAATTATTACTATAGAAGATTTAATCGAAGAAATTGTCGGAGATATCGAAGACGAATACGATGAATTTGAAAGTGAAATCCAATTTGTTAAAGATGGTGAATATATTATAATTGGCAGTACCAAAATTAATTCAGTCAATGAAATTTTAGGTACAAATTTCGAGTCTGAGGATTTTGATTCCATTGGTGGCCTAGTCATAGAATCTCTAGGAAGACTTCCTAAATTGGGTGAAAAAGTAGAATATGATAATATTACACTTATAGTAGAGAGTATCGAAAGAAATCGAATAAAAACAGTAAAAGTTTATGTATAA
- a CDS encoding calcium/sodium antiporter, giving the protein MNYLLLLIGFALLIKGADLFVDGASSLAKKLRVPSMLIGLTIVAFGTSAPEAAVSINAALKSSSGLAVGNIVGSNIFNILLVVGIAAMIKPISIKMNTILKEFPFMLLATVVLYILGNDIKFQGNSINILTQGDGLIILSIFAVFLYYLVEMAILSKEANIESPLNEEKEINIYKSVILGIVGLGGILFGSDLVVKNSTSIALQLGMSETLVGLTIVAVGTSLPELVTSLVAARKGEGDIAVGNVIGSNLFNILFILGVSSVIAPLAVESKILVDIIFLLGITILTYLFAITKKRFSRVEGAMLTLLYIAYTVYIIIRN; this is encoded by the coding sequence ATGAATTATCTATTATTATTAATTGGCTTTGCTTTACTTATAAAAGGAGCTGACCTATTTGTTGATGGTGCATCATCTCTAGCTAAGAAGCTGAGGGTACCTTCGATGCTAATTGGTCTAACGATCGTTGCATTTGGAACCAGTGCTCCTGAGGCAGCTGTAAGTATAAATGCAGCATTAAAAAGCTCTAGTGGACTAGCAGTTGGCAATATAGTAGGATCAAATATTTTTAATATACTTTTAGTAGTAGGAATAGCAGCAATGATTAAGCCCATAAGTATTAAGATGAACACTATATTAAAAGAGTTTCCTTTTATGCTATTAGCTACAGTAGTCTTATATATTTTAGGTAATGATATAAAATTTCAAGGTAATTCTATTAATATATTAACTCAAGGGGATGGATTAATAATACTTTCTATATTTGCTGTTTTTCTATACTATTTAGTTGAGATGGCGATACTTTCTAAAGAAGCAAATATTGAAAGCCCGCTAAATGAAGAAAAGGAAATAAATATATATAAAAGTGTGATTTTAGGAATTGTTGGATTAGGAGGAATACTTTTTGGTTCAGATCTCGTAGTGAAAAACAGTACTTCAATAGCCTTACAACTAGGAATGAGTGAAACACTAGTAGGCCTTACTATAGTTGCTGTAGGCACATCATTGCCAGAGTTGGTAACATCTCTTGTTGCAGCACGTAAGGGAGAAGGAGATATAGCTGTTGGTAATGTAATAGGATCAAATTTATTTAATATATTATTTATTCTAGGAGTATCTTCAGTTATAGCTCCTTTAGCCGTAGAGTCTAAGATATTAGTCGATATTATTTTCTTATTAGGAATAACTATATTAACTTACTTATTTGCAATTACTAAAAAAAGATTCTCTAGAGTAGAAGGGGCGATGCTTACTCTACTTTATATAGCATATACTGTGTATATAATTATTAGAAACTAA
- a CDS encoding HD domain-containing protein — protein sequence MKNITFEDIRKNNEFQTYIQKGDELLSVLGFTEHSFVHAGRVANTAVNILSSLGYGEREVELGKIAGYIHDIGNMVNRVDHAQTGAVLAFNILTRMGMSPEEIATIVSSIGNHDEGTGKPVNIVSAALILADKCDVRRSRVRNTDFATFDIHDRVNYAVEHAQVKIDEEKRIILLEMKIDVEISSLMEYFEIFLNRMMMCRKAADFLDAKFELVMNGTKLL from the coding sequence ATGAAAAATATTACCTTTGAAGACATAAGAAAAAATAATGAATTTCAAACATATATACAAAAAGGAGATGAACTTTTATCTGTACTTGGTTTTACAGAACATTCATTTGTACATGCTGGAAGGGTAGCAAATACTGCGGTAAATATATTATCAAGTTTAGGTTATGGTGAAAGAGAAGTAGAACTAGGGAAAATAGCTGGGTATATTCATGATATAGGAAACATGGTTAATAGAGTAGATCATGCTCAGACAGGTGCTGTTTTAGCTTTTAATATTCTAACTAGGATGGGTATGAGTCCAGAAGAAATAGCAACCATTGTATCTTCCATAGGAAATCATGATGAAGGCACAGGAAAACCAGTAAATATAGTTTCAGCGGCCTTGATATTGGCTGATAAATGTGATGTAAGAAGAAGTAGAGTTAGAAATACAGATTTTGCAACTTTTGATATTCATGATAGGGTAAATTATGCAGTTGAACATGCACAAGTGAAGATAGATGAGGAAAAAAGGATTATATTACTAGAAATGAAGATAGATGTGGAGATATCTTCTCTGATGGAGTATTTTGAGATATTCTTAAATCGGATGATGATGTGTAGAAAAGCAGCTGACTTTTTAGATGCTAAATTTGAATTAGTTATGAATGGAACTAAGTTATTATAG